Proteins encoded within one genomic window of Actinoplanes octamycinicus:
- a CDS encoding SAM-dependent methyltransferase, whose amino-acid sequence MTRPSWAPPEIDIDRPSIARVYDYWIGGSHNFPVDREVGRTVEQANPMLPQTFRANRAFLRRAVRELSGLGIRQFLDVGSGIPTEGNVHEIALACAPDSRVVYVDIDPVAVAHAGAILADEPRAVAIQGDIFKWTDILDAPQTRALLDFDQPIAVILAAIIHFVPPDADPVALVDRYVDPLAPGSYLVVTHAGAETVPDATPGFAARYQGAVNEVIWRDRAEVTSLFHGLELLEPGVVPVPLWRPEPGGDPDGLGADAPMLAGVARKS is encoded by the coding sequence GTGACCCGTCCCAGCTGGGCGCCGCCGGAGATCGACATCGACAGGCCGAGCATCGCTCGGGTCTACGACTACTGGATCGGCGGCTCACACAACTTCCCGGTGGACCGGGAGGTCGGCCGCACCGTCGAACAGGCCAACCCGATGCTGCCGCAGACCTTCCGGGCCAACCGCGCGTTCCTGCGCCGGGCCGTGCGCGAGCTGTCCGGGCTCGGCATCCGGCAGTTCCTGGACGTCGGCTCGGGGATCCCGACCGAGGGCAACGTGCACGAGATCGCGCTCGCCTGCGCCCCGGACAGCCGGGTGGTCTACGTCGACATCGACCCGGTCGCGGTGGCGCACGCCGGGGCGATCCTGGCCGACGAGCCGCGCGCCGTCGCGATCCAGGGCGACATCTTCAAGTGGACGGACATCCTGGACGCCCCGCAGACCCGCGCGCTGCTCGACTTCGACCAGCCGATCGCGGTGATCCTGGCCGCGATCATCCACTTCGTGCCGCCGGACGCCGACCCGGTCGCGCTGGTCGACCGGTACGTCGACCCGCTCGCCCCGGGCAGCTACCTGGTCGTCACGCACGCCGGGGCGGAGACCGTCCCGGACGCCACGCCCGGTTTCGCGGCGCGTTACCAGGGCGCGGTCAACGAGGTGATCTGGCGGGACCGCGCCGAGGTGACGTCCCTCTTCCACGGGCTGGAGCTGCTCGAACCGGGCGTGGTGCCGGTGCCGCTGTGGCGCCCGGAGCCCGGCGGCGACCCGGACGGCCTGGGCGCCGACGCGCCGATGCTGGCCGGCGTGGCCCGCAAGAGCTAG
- a CDS encoding MarR family winged helix-turn-helix transcriptional regulator, producing the protein MDATSGTTRAEELMDAVGPAFSRLGRSVALNAQKPISRRDLTRTRVLQIAYDAAERADHDITVGDIAERLAVDPSAASRMVSDAISAGYLRRVASQRDGRRTVVQLTDAGSAMLADFRQHQRAAYEHITRDWPEQERLEFARLLIKYVDALAALPAVPERED; encoded by the coding sequence ATGGACGCGACCAGCGGCACGACGCGAGCGGAAGAGCTGATGGACGCGGTGGGCCCGGCCTTCTCCCGGCTGGGCCGGTCGGTCGCGCTGAACGCGCAGAAACCGATCTCGCGCCGGGATCTGACCCGGACCCGGGTGCTGCAGATCGCGTACGACGCCGCCGAGCGGGCCGACCACGACATCACCGTCGGTGACATCGCCGAGCGGCTCGCGGTCGATCCGTCGGCCGCGAGCCGCATGGTGTCCGACGCCATCTCGGCCGGTTATCTGCGCCGGGTCGCCTCCCAGCGGGACGGCCGGCGGACCGTGGTGCAGCTGACCGACGCGGGCAGCGCGATGCTGGCCGATTTCCGCCAGCACCAGCGCGCCGCCTACGAGCACATCACCCGGGACTGGCCGGAGCAGGAGCGCCTGGAGTTCGCCCGGCTGCTGATCAAGTATGTCGACGCGCTGGCCGCGCTGCCCGCGGTGCCGGAGCGCGAGGACTAG